A section of the Chelmon rostratus isolate fCheRos1 chromosome 16, fCheRos1.pri, whole genome shotgun sequence genome encodes:
- the kat2b gene encoding histone acetyltransferase KAT2B produces MADSAGIQQGSPAIGAAGLVPAAPGAGGTEGSGAAGGSARIAVKKAQLRSSPRPKKLEKLGVYSSCKAEGACKCNGWKSQNPPPTPPRTDQQSGTVNLQEPCRSCSHTLGDHVTHLENVSEEEMNRLLGIVLDVEYLYTCVHKEEDADTKQVYFSLFKLLRKSILQMGKPMLEAQESPPFEKPSIEQGVNNFVQYKFSHLPSKERQTIMELAKMFLNQINYWQLETPSQRRQRVPNDDAAGYKANYTRWLCYCNVPQFCDSLPRYETTQIFGRTLLRSVFTVMRKQLLEQARQEKDKLPPEKRTLILTHFPKFLSMLEEEVYSHSSPIWSQDFLAGVSGGQIPIHTVISAPPVARPLYYSTSPLSVDPSTCGSVSPARKTASALEPNPVGEKRKPSEPLPHEENKRPRVMGDIPMDLINEVMATIADPAAIPETSLLSAHSARDEAARLEERRGVIEFHVIGNSLNQKPNKRILMWLVGLQNVFSHQLPRMPKEYITRLVFDPKHKTLSLIKDGRVIGGICFRMFPSQGFTEIVFCAVTSNEQVKGYGTHLMNHLKEYHIKHEILNFLTYADEYAIGYFKKQGFSKDIKVPKAKYVGYIKDYEGATLMGCELNPSIPYTEFSVIIKKQKEIIKKLIERKQAQIRKVYPGLSCFKEGVRQIPIENIPGIRETGWKPVGKGKELKDPDQLYSTLKTILQHVKSHPNAWPFMEPVKKTEAPGYYQVIRFPMDLKTMSERLKSRYYTTRKLFMADMQRIFTNCREYNPPESEYYKCANLLEKFFYTKIKEAGLIEK; encoded by the exons ATGGCCGACAGCGCTGGGATTCAGCAAGGTTCGCCGGCCATCGGGGCAGCGGGCTTGGTTCCGGCCGCTCCTGGAGCCGGGGGGACGGAGGGCTCCGGCGCCGCTGGAGGATCCGCACGTATCGCCGTGAAGAAGGCGCAACTCCGCTCCTCACCTCGGCCAAAGAAACTGGAAAAACTGGGAGTGTATTCATCCTGCAAA GCTGAGGGAGCCTGCAAGTGCAATGGCTGGAAAAGCCAGAACCCCCCTCCCACACCCCCACGAACTGACCAGCAGTCCGGCACAGTCAACCTGCAGGAGCCGTGCCGGAGCTGCTCTCACACCTTGG GCGATCATGTGACCCATCTAGAAAACGtctcagaggaggaaatgaacagGCTTCTGGGTATCGTCCTGGATGTGGAGTACCTCTACACGTGTGTGCACAAAGAGGAGGATGCTGACACGAAACAGGTTTACTTTTCCCTCTTCAAA CTGTTGAGGAAATCCATCCTGCAGATGGGTAAACCGATGTTAGAAGCACAGGAGAGTCCTCCGTTTGAAAAACCCAGCATCGAGCAG GGGGTGAACAATTTTGTCCAGTACAAATTCAGCCACCTGCCATCAAAGGAACGTCAAACCATTATGGAGCTGGCCAAGATGTTTCTCAACCAGATCAACTACTGGCAGCTGGAGACGCCCTCCCAGAGACGCCAGAGGGTTCCCAACGATGATGCAGCTGGCTACAAAGCCAACTACACCAG ATGGCTTTGCTACTGCAACGTGCCTCAGTTCTGCGATAGCCTGCCCCGGTACGAGACCACTCAGATCTTCGGCCGGACGCTGCTGCGTTCGGTGTTCACTGTGATGAGGAAGCAACTGCTGGAGCAGGCCAGACAGGAAAAGGACAAGCTGCCGCCTGAGAAACGCACACTCATCCTCACACACTTTCCCAA GTTCTTGTCtatgctggaggaggaggtatACAGCCACAGTTCTCCGATCTGGAGCCAAGACTTCTTGGCAGGAGTATCAGGAGGGCAGATCCCTATCCACACAG TTATCAGCGCGCCCCCTGTGGCCAGGCCGCTGTACTACAGCACCAGTCCACTGTCAGTGGACCCGTCCACCTGTGGGAGCGTCAGTCCTGCCAGGAAAACAGCTTCTGCGCTGGAGCCAAACCCAG TTGGAGAAAAGCGCAAACCGTCAGAGCCTCTCCCCCACGAGGAGAACAAGAGACCCAGGGTGATGGGTGACATCCCCATGGACCTCATCAATGAAGTCATGGCAACCATCGCCGACCCTGCCGCCATTCCAGAG ACCAGCCTGCTGTCCGCTCACTCTGCACGCGACGAAGCCGCCCGCCTGGAGGAGCGCAGGGGGGTGATTGAATTCCACGTGATCGGTAACTCCCTGAACCAGAAGCCCAACAAGAGGATCTTGATGTGGCTCGTCGGCCTCCAGAATGTGTTCTCTCACCAGCTGCCCCGCATGCCCAAGGAGTACATCACACGGCTGGTCTTCGACCC GAAGCACAAGACGCTGTCACTGATCAAGGATGGCCGTGTGATCGGGGGAATCTGCTTCCGGATGTTTCCATCGCAGGGCTTTACAGAGATCGTCTTTTGCGCTGTCACTTCAAACGAACAGGTCAAG GGTTATGGGACCCATTTAATGAACCACCTGAAGGAATATCACATAAAGCATGAAATCCTCAACTTCCTCACTTACGCTGATGAGTACGCCATTGGCTACTTCAAGAAGCAG GGTTTTTCAAAGGACATCAAGGTTCCCAAGGCCAAATATGTGGGCTACATCAAGGACTACGAGGGAGCAACGCTCATGGGCTGTGAGCTCAATCCCAGCATTCCCTACACAGAGTTCTCTGTCATTATCAAGAAGCAGAAGGAG ATTATCAAGAAGCTGATAGAGAGGAAGCAGGCTCAGATCAGAAAAGTCTATCCAGGGCTTTCCTGTTTTAAGGAAGGAGTTCGGCAGATTCCCATCGAGAACATTCCTGGCATAC GTGAAACTGGCTGGAAGCCTGTGGGCAAAGG GAAGGAACTGAAGGACCCAGATCAACTGTACAGCACTCTGAAGACCATCCTCCAACATGTGAAG AGTCACCCGAATGCCTGGCCTTTCATGGAGccagtgaagaaaacagaggCGCCTGGGTACTACCAAGTCATTCGCTTCCCCATGG ATCTGAAGACAATGAGCGAGCGACTGAAGAGCAGGTACTACACCACGCGCAAGTTGTTCATGGCCGACATGCAGCGCATCTTCACCAACTGTCGCGAATACAACCCTCCAGAGAGCGAGTACTACAAGTGTGCCAACCTACTGGAGAAATTCTTCTACACCAAGATCAAAGAAGCAGGCCTCATCGAGAAGtag